The Candidatus Aminicenantes bacterium genomic sequence GAACCTCGAAAAACATGATCTCATAGCCTTGGTCCCGGATGGTCTGCATATCGGAAACCGATACACCCTGCCATTCACCCAAGCGGCGCGTTTCCTGGTCGAGGTTATCGGCGACTTCATCGAGGATGCGGATGGCTTCGTGGGTGTCCAGGATGGACCTGGCGGTGGCCAGGACGGTTTCCACGCTGCCGGTTTCAGATGCTCCATTTGCAGGGGACGACGACGTTTTATTCTTGGAGGTTGAAAAGAGCACGGCAAGGGCTTTCTCGAGAAGGATCTTTTTTTCCTTCCATCCCTGGGCCGACTGGACCTGCGCCGGCACGGCGCTGACGTGCAGAACGCCAAGCTTGCGAAGCTGGTGCAGAGTGTTTTCTTTTTCTTGCTGGCGGGCGATGACGAATGCTTTCTTCATCGCGACGATCATGACGCCTCCGCCCTGCGCAGCAGATTCTTCTTGGCAATTTTTCCCCTGACCACCGCGGCGGTCTGCTGGTCGCCGAGGTAAATGTGGATCCGGCGAATGTTTTCGATCGCCTGGGGGATCTTGACCTTTTCGAAGAGGTTCACCCGTTGGCTGGTCACCCGCAATTCAGCGTCCAGCAGGCCGATCTGACTGCGTAGCAGGCCGATCTCCACATCGAACCGTGCCAGCCTGGCGAACAGGGAGAGCGCCTCGTCGACCCAGGGCGGGGTCATGAACAGATCGTGGCTCTCGGTGACGAAGTCCATGGATTTGAAAACGGGAACCTCCACGCCGGCGATATTGGCCGATTCGCTCTGCACGCTTTTGACCCTCAGCCACTCATGGAAGGGGAACGGCTCGGCAAATAGGTCCAGCCATGACGCCGCCCCGTCGATCAATCCTTGCCGGTTCCGGATTTCTTCGGCCAGGCGGCCCTCCAGCTGACGGACAACCATCTGCAGCTGCTGCTTTTTTAGGAGCAGCGTCGGCAGATAACGGCGGTAACGCTTCAGAGCGTCTTTTTGCCTCTTCAGCTCGCTCTTGGTCAGCTTCACTGCGGGCATGTCTAGTCGGCGCCGGCAACCTTGGCCGGCCAGTATTTCCTGACCAGTTCGCTGCGCAACCGGGTCTCTTCAGGGGAGAAACATGTGGCGAGGATCTGCCAACCGTTGTCTAGGGCGGCTTCCAGGGGAATGTTGACCGAAAGGTCCATCAACTTCTGCTCGAAGATCACCCCGTATTTCAGCAGTTTCAGGTCCCAGTCGGTCATCTTGAATCCCATCGATTTCTTTTCCAGGGATTCCTTGTAGGCGGCGTAAAGGGTGATCATGCCGTCCATCAGCGGCCGGTGATCGGGGCGGGTGCTTTTGTTGACCAGCTGCTTGAGCCGGGAAAGCGAGCCGAAGGGTTCGATGCGGCCGTTCTTGAGGTAATACTGCCCCTCGGTGATGTAGCCGGTGTTGTCCGGCACCGGGTGGGTGACGTCGTCGCCGGGCATGGTGGTGACCCCCAGGATGGTGATGGACCCCGCTCCGGAGAAATCCACGGCCTTCTCGTAGCGGGCCGCCAGTTGGCTGTACAGGTCGCCGGGATAGCCGCGGTTCGACGGCACCTGCTCCATGGTGATGGCGATCTCCTTTAGGGCGTCGGCGAAGTTGGTCATATCGGTCAGCAGAACCAGTACTTTCTTGCCCTGCAGGGCGAAGCCTTCGGCGACGGCCAGGGCGATGTCGGGGACGAGCAGGCACTCGACGATCGGGTCGGACGCGGTATGGACGAAGAAAACGGTCCGACTCAGGGCGCCGCCCTGTTCTAGGGAGTCCCTGAAAAAAAGATAGTCGTCGTACTTGAGCCCCATGCCGCCGAGGATGATGACATCGACTTCGGCCTGCAGCGCGATTCGGGCCAGCAGCGGGTTGTAGGGCTCGCCCGAGACCGAAAAAATGGGGAGCTTCTGGGACACGACCAGCGAATTGAACATGTCGATCATGGGGATGTTCGTCCGGATCATCGTCCTGGGAATGATGCGCTTGGCCGGGTTGACGGCGGGGCCGCCGATCTCGATCATGTTTTCGCTTAAGTCCGGGCCCTTGTCGCGGGGCTTGCCGCCGCCGTCGAATATGCGCCCGAGCAGGTCGTCGGAGAAAGAGACGCGCATCGGGTGCCCGAGAAAGCGGACCTGGTCCCCGGTCGATATCCCCCGGCTGCCGGCGAATACCTGGAGCGACACCTTGTTCTCGTAGAGCCTGATGACTTCGGCCAGCGACGACCGTTTCGCGGAGCTGACCACGGCCAACTCCCCGTAGCGGATATCGCTGGCGCTGACGGTGATGACGTTGCCGGCGATCGCGTCGATCCGGCTGTAGACCTTTTTCATGCTGGGTTCCTTTTATTTCCATCGCCGAGCGTTTGCCAAATCGTGCGCCCCTTTTCGTCCGCCCCGCCTTGCCGGGTTTCGAGGAACGCCGTGATCTCGTTCTCCAGCCGCTGGAATTCCTCGCCTTGCCATTCGGCCCCGTTGTAGTCGAGAAACTTCTGGCGCAGTTGGTTGAAGAACGCGCGGGCTGTTTCCGGGCATATGCGGTGCCGGCCGCGTCGATCAGCCCCGGGTATTTGCTCCAACTTTCCAACGGATGAATGGCGGGGTATTTGCGGGCGTCCGACCGCTCGCGCGAAAGGCCGAGGAAAGCCCCAACCACCTTCAGGGTCGACTGGGTCACCGGCTCGTCGAAATTGCCGCCGGCCGGG encodes the following:
- a CDS encoding V-type ATP synthase subunit D, translated to MPAVKLTKSELKRQKDALKRYRRYLPTLLLKKQQLQMVVRQLEGRLAEEIRNRQGLIDGAASWLDLFAEPFPFHEWLRVKSVQSESANIAGVEVPVFKSMDFVTESHDLFMTPPWVDEALSLFARLARFDVEIGLLRSQIGLLDAELRVTSQRVNLFEKVKIPQAIENIRRIHIYLGDQQTAAVVRGKIAKKNLLRRAEAS
- a CDS encoding V-type ATP synthase subunit B, whose amino-acid sequence is MKKVYSRIDAIAGNVITVSASDIRYGELAVVSSAKRSSLAEVIRLYENKVSLQVFAGSRGISTGDQVRFLGHPMRVSFSDDLLGRIFDGGGKPRDKGPDLSENMIEIGGPAVNPAKRIIPRTMIRTNIPMIDMFNSLVVSQKLPIFSVSGEPYNPLLARIALQAEVDVIILGGMGLKYDDYLFFRDSLEQGGALSRTVFFVHTASDPIVECLLVPDIALAVAEGFALQGKKVLVLLTDMTNFADALKEIAITMEQVPSNRGYPGDLYSQLAARYEKAVDFSGAGSITILGVTTMPGDDVTHPVPDNTGYITEGQYYLKNGRIEPFGSLSRLKQLVNKSTRPDHRPLMDGMITLYAAYKESLEKKSMGFKMTDWDLKLLKYGVIFEQKLMDLSVNIPLEAALDNGWQILATCFSPEETRLRSELVRKYWPAKVAGAD